The Leucobacter rhizosphaerae genome includes a region encoding these proteins:
- a CDS encoding MBL fold metallo-hydrolase gives MSTSARIDRVITTGLIGAGRPGFPPEGVALENNVWLVGDDSEVLVIDAAHDAEAIVAGVGDRDVLGILLTHGHEDHVNAAVAAARRLDTHLYLHPADLFLWEQTHGDTPPDFELEDGASFLVAGIDLTTVHTPGHTPGSVCFVAPALDTVFSGDTLFQGGPGATRWEYSSFPQIVESIRTRLFTLPAAMTAQPGHGASTTIGAESPALASWLARGW, from the coding sequence ATGAGCACCTCCGCGCGCATCGACCGTGTCATCACCACCGGCCTCATCGGTGCCGGCCGGCCCGGGTTCCCGCCGGAGGGTGTGGCCCTCGAGAACAACGTCTGGCTGGTCGGTGACGACTCCGAGGTGCTCGTCATCGATGCCGCGCACGACGCGGAGGCCATCGTGGCGGGGGTCGGGGATCGCGACGTGCTCGGGATCCTCCTGACGCACGGGCATGAAGATCACGTGAACGCCGCCGTCGCCGCGGCTCGGCGGCTCGACACGCACCTCTACCTGCACCCGGCGGACCTGTTCCTCTGGGAGCAGACGCACGGCGACACCCCGCCGGATTTCGAACTCGAGGACGGCGCATCGTTCCTCGTCGCCGGGATCGACCTGACCACGGTCCACACGCCCGGTCACACCCCGGGTTCGGTCTGCTTCGTCGCGCCCGCGCTCGACACCGTCTTCTCCGGTGACACCCTGTTCCAGGGCGGGCCGGGGGCGACGCGCTGGGAGTACTCGAGCTTCCCGCAGATCGTCGAGTCGATCCGCACCCGTCTGTTCACCCTGCCCGCTGCGATGACGGCGCAGCCCGGTCACGGCGCGAGCACCACCATCGGCGCGGAGTCCCCGGCCCTCGCCTCCTGGCTCGCCCGCGGCTGGTAG
- a CDS encoding zinc ribbon domain-containing protein has translation MKASTRQQRLLLDLQDLDNTLARLRRKRATLPERGDLDALSGDTAAARDRFMQAQRELDTRRTELARIEADVATVQQRRDRDTQMLSVSTSSKEAQSLQGELDTLSRRQSELEDRELELMEVVEGVQATFSEAESHLAGIDARRAEIQARLDDAERRLDAELASNTEERAGLAAELQRDLLDLYEELRGRIGLGAARLRGNVSEGSNMALAPAELSDIRATAPDEIVFCPGSGAILVRDFED, from the coding sequence ATGAAGGCCAGCACACGCCAGCAGAGACTGCTGCTCGATCTCCAAGACCTCGACAACACGCTGGCACGGCTGCGCCGGAAGCGCGCCACACTGCCGGAGCGCGGCGATCTCGACGCGCTGAGCGGCGACACCGCGGCGGCCCGCGACCGTTTCATGCAAGCGCAGCGCGAACTCGACACGCGGCGCACGGAGCTCGCCCGCATCGAGGCCGACGTCGCCACCGTGCAGCAGCGCCGCGACCGCGACACCCAGATGCTCAGCGTCAGCACGTCCAGCAAAGAAGCCCAGTCGCTCCAGGGCGAGCTCGACACGCTCAGCCGTCGGCAGTCGGAGCTGGAGGATCGTGAGCTCGAGCTCATGGAGGTCGTCGAGGGGGTGCAGGCCACGTTCTCCGAGGCGGAGTCGCACCTCGCCGGGATCGACGCGCGCCGCGCCGAGATCCAGGCTCGGCTCGACGACGCGGAACGTCGACTCGACGCCGAGCTCGCGTCGAACACCGAGGAGCGGGCCGGACTCGCTGCGGAGCTGCAGCGCGACCTGCTCGATCTGTACGAGGAGCTCCGCGGGCGCATCGGTCTCGGGGCGGCACGCCTGCGCGGCAACGTCTCGGAGGGCAGCAACATGGCGCTCGCCCCGGCCGAGCTCAGCGACATCCGCGCGACCGCACCCGACGAGATCGTCTTCTGCCCGGGCAGCGGCGCGATCCTCGTCCGCGACTTCGAGGACTAG
- a CDS encoding glyceraldehyde-3-phosphate dehydrogenase encodes MNQRAVSHLEAWKTKQELAERMIPLIGQLYRDHDVVMSVHGRSLVGRSAIDIIRAHSFARKIDDVELSLTETSAIVEALAEIQPGPVSVDLALLANGFRASGASDLSAYLREELAPALDAKPGRGTDVVLYGFGRIGRLLARIIIDHTGSGNGLNLRAIVVRKGSDNDLEKRANLLRRDSVHGPFNGTIKVLEDENVILANGVRIQVIYSNDPAEVDYTAYGIEDAILVDNTGKWRDAEGLSQHLQNQGIARVLLTAPGKGDMLNVVYGVNSGNITDAHTILSAASCTTNAITPVLKVINDRFGVKQGHVETVHSYTNDQNLIDNFHKGDRRGRSAALNMVLAETGAAKAVAKALPEFEGKLTGNAIRVPTPDVSMAVLNLQLETETDRDEINAFLEKVSLTGSLRTQIDYVESPEIVSTDFVGSNRAGIVDGLATIVTGNTAILYVWYDNEFGYSCQVVRIIEQLAGSHPAHLPALES; translated from the coding sequence ATGAATCAGCGAGCTGTGTCTCACCTGGAAGCCTGGAAGACGAAGCAGGAACTCGCGGAGCGGATGATCCCGCTGATCGGCCAGCTGTACCGGGATCACGACGTGGTGATGTCCGTGCATGGCCGCAGCCTGGTCGGCCGGTCCGCGATCGACATCATCCGCGCGCACAGCTTTGCCCGGAAGATCGATGACGTCGAGCTGTCGCTGACCGAGACCTCCGCCATCGTCGAGGCGCTCGCGGAGATCCAGCCGGGGCCGGTCTCGGTGGATCTCGCCCTCCTCGCCAACGGTTTCCGCGCGTCGGGCGCTTCCGACCTCAGCGCCTACCTTCGGGAGGAGCTCGCCCCCGCGCTCGACGCGAAGCCGGGTCGCGGCACCGACGTGGTGCTCTACGGGTTCGGTCGCATCGGCCGGCTGCTCGCACGCATCATCATCGACCACACGGGGAGCGGCAACGGTCTGAACCTGCGGGCGATCGTCGTGCGCAAGGGGTCGGACAACGACCTCGAGAAGCGGGCGAACCTGCTGCGACGCGACTCGGTGCACGGCCCTTTCAACGGCACGATCAAGGTGCTGGAGGACGAGAACGTGATTCTCGCCAACGGCGTGCGTATCCAGGTGATCTACTCGAACGACCCCGCCGAGGTCGACTACACCGCGTACGGGATCGAGGACGCGATCCTCGTCGACAACACCGGCAAGTGGCGCGACGCCGAGGGGCTCTCCCAGCACCTCCAGAACCAGGGCATCGCTCGTGTGCTCCTCACCGCACCCGGCAAGGGCGACATGCTGAACGTCGTGTACGGCGTGAACAGCGGCAACATCACCGACGCGCACACGATCCTGAGCGCCGCCTCCTGCACCACCAACGCGATCACTCCCGTGCTGAAGGTCATCAACGATCGCTTCGGCGTGAAGCAGGGGCACGTCGAAACCGTGCACTCCTACACGAACGATCAGAACCTGATCGACAACTTCCACAAGGGCGACCGGCGCGGCCGCTCGGCCGCCCTGAACATGGTGCTCGCGGAGACGGGTGCCGCGAAGGCCGTGGCGAAGGCGCTCCCCGAGTTCGAGGGCAAGCTCACCGGCAACGCGATCCGCGTTCCCACCCCCGACGTCTCGATGGCGGTGCTGAACCTGCAGCTCGAGACCGAGACCGATCGCGACGAGATCAACGCCTTCCTCGAGAAGGTCTCGCTGACGGGCAGCCTGCGCACCCAGATCGACTACGTCGAGTCCCCCGAGATCGTGTCGACGGACTTCGTCGGTTCGAACCGCGCGGGCATCGTCGACGGCCTGGCCACGATCGTTACCGGCAACACCGCCATCCTCTACGTCTGGTACGACAACGAGTTCGGCTACAGCTGCCAGGTCGTGCGCATCATCGAACAGCTCGCGGGCAGCCACCCGGCACACCTGCCCGCACTGGAGTCCTAG
- a CDS encoding MetQ/NlpA family ABC transporter substrate-binding protein, which produces MSFTKRGILAASIAGLALVLAGCSAPAADSGSEEGAESGPVRIGVVGSSDPYWETFTAAAADEGIEVELVDFTDYNQPNPALSEGELDLNQFQHIVYLADYNVANDDDLVAIGSTAIYPLAVFSTKHDELSQIPEGGTVAIPSDPTNRARALNVLQAAELIELSDGGSLFSTPDDIDTAASKVSVTEMDASFTATSLADVDAAVVNNDFVTDAGLEFSDALYQDDPEDEGAKYFINIFAAKKADAENPTYQKLVEIYQTNADVQAGVLENSGDSAILLNTPVSELQEILTDSEAQVRDNG; this is translated from the coding sequence ATGAGTTTCACGAAGCGCGGCATCCTGGCCGCTTCCATCGCCGGCCTGGCGCTCGTCCTGGCGGGATGCTCCGCACCGGCCGCCGACAGCGGCTCCGAGGAGGGCGCTGAGAGCGGCCCCGTGCGCATCGGCGTCGTCGGCTCGAGCGATCCCTACTGGGAGACCTTCACCGCCGCAGCAGCCGACGAGGGCATCGAGGTCGAGCTCGTCGACTTCACCGACTACAACCAGCCGAACCCGGCGCTGAGCGAGGGTGAGCTCGACCTCAACCAGTTCCAGCACATCGTGTACCTCGCGGACTACAACGTCGCGAACGACGACGACCTCGTCGCGATCGGGTCGACCGCGATCTACCCGCTCGCCGTGTTCTCCACGAAGCACGACGAGCTGAGCCAGATCCCGGAGGGCGGCACCGTCGCGATCCCGTCCGACCCGACGAACCGCGCTCGTGCGCTCAACGTGCTGCAGGCGGCCGAGCTCATCGAACTCTCCGACGGCGGTTCGCTGTTCTCGACCCCCGACGACATCGACACGGCGGCCTCGAAGGTCTCCGTCACCGAGATGGACGCCTCCTTCACCGCGACCTCCCTCGCCGACGTCGACGCCGCGGTCGTCAACAACGACTTCGTCACCGACGCGGGTCTCGAGTTCTCGGACGCCCTGTACCAGGACGATCCCGAGGACGAGGGCGCGAAGTACTTCATCAACATCTTCGCCGCGAAGAAGGCCGACGCCGAGAACCCGACCTACCAGAAGCTGGTCGAGATCTACCAGACCAACGCCGACGTGCAGGCCGGCGTGCTCGAGAACTCGGGCGACAGCGCCATCCTGCTGAACACCCCCGTCTCCGAGCTGCAGGAGATCCTGACCGACTCCGAGGCCCAGGTCCGGGACAACGGCTAG
- a CDS encoding glycoside hydrolase family 3 N-terminal domain-containing protein → MRRPRIRRFGAVALTAALILLAGCATEPAGSSGSAASSGPSPTSEPTTPAPPTPAELRHADAVERVTSATTREKVASIVMSTAPGTDPAALRSLIEAQGLGGVILMGSNVPATPEELRALTGVVAGDPGFPALIGIDQEGGVVSRLAWDDLPSASALRTEAPDATEAAFAARARLLADTGVSVNFGIMADITADPSSFLADRVLGVTPDDAADRVAAAVRGERGVVRSTLKHFPGHGSAPGNSHEMIPQSPLDRAAWKTTEAVPFRAGINAGAELMMTGHVRFPTIDPLPASLSPEWHRIAREDLGFTGVIVTDDLVMLQNSGEPALLDATQNAIQALLAGNDLLLHLDGAAVPAMIDGLIAAVDSGAVPEARLVDAATRVAELRLEIAGAHEPGSAPAAVVGPG, encoded by the coding sequence GTGCGTCGACCGCGCATCCGGCGATTCGGCGCGGTGGCGCTCACCGCCGCGCTGATCCTGCTCGCCGGATGCGCGACCGAGCCCGCCGGGTCGTCCGGATCCGCCGCCTCGAGCGGGCCGAGCCCGACCTCCGAGCCGACCACCCCGGCACCGCCGACCCCGGCCGAGCTCAGGCACGCCGACGCGGTGGAGCGCGTGACCTCCGCGACCACCCGCGAGAAGGTCGCGAGCATCGTCATGAGCACCGCCCCCGGCACCGATCCGGCCGCGCTGCGCAGTCTCATCGAGGCTCAGGGTCTCGGCGGCGTCATCCTGATGGGATCGAACGTCCCGGCGACGCCGGAAGAGTTGCGCGCCCTGACCGGGGTGGTCGCCGGCGATCCCGGATTTCCCGCGCTCATCGGCATCGATCAAGAGGGTGGAGTCGTCTCCCGCTTGGCCTGGGACGACCTGCCGAGCGCGAGCGCACTGCGAACCGAGGCGCCGGACGCCACGGAAGCGGCCTTCGCGGCTCGCGCACGGCTGCTCGCCGACACCGGAGTCAGCGTGAACTTCGGGATCATGGCCGACATCACGGCGGATCCGTCGAGCTTTCTCGCCGACCGGGTGCTCGGAGTCACACCCGATGACGCTGCGGACCGGGTTGCGGCCGCGGTGCGCGGCGAACGGGGCGTGGTGCGCTCCACCCTCAAGCACTTCCCGGGGCATGGCTCGGCGCCTGGGAACTCTCACGAGATGATCCCGCAGTCCCCTCTGGATCGGGCCGCCTGGAAGACCACCGAGGCGGTGCCGTTCCGCGCGGGCATCAACGCGGGGGCCGAGCTCATGATGACCGGACACGTGCGTTTTCCGACCATCGACCCGCTCCCCGCTTCCCTCTCCCCCGAGTGGCACCGGATCGCCCGGGAGGACCTCGGGTTCACCGGGGTGATCGTCACGGACGATCTGGTCATGCTCCAGAACTCCGGCGAGCCCGCACTGCTCGACGCGACGCAGAACGCGATCCAGGCGCTGCTCGCGGGCAACGACCTGCTGCTCCACCTCGACGGTGCGGCGGTGCCGGCGATGATCGACGGCCTCATCGCCGCGGTGGACAGCGGCGCGGTGCCGGAGGCGAGGCTCGTCGACGCCGCGACCCGGGTCGCTGAGCTGCGGCTGGAGATCGCCGGAGCGCACGAGCCCGGTAGCGCTCCGGCCGCTGTCGTGGGCCCCGGGTAG
- a CDS encoding universal stress protein, giving the protein MSGTYLIGVDGSEQSRVALAWGLARAGERGAAVELLHVADDSFLSESVAFLSEAQQASEQMLAAETEYARSLGFTGKISGSAVVGHPIAEIEEASRHADLLVLGAHGGGRLAGSFFGTRAVKAAATAHCPVAVIPKDDVRRDSTVVVGVDGSDASKKAIAFAAEEASFRGLPLVAVYAWMPPLTPGLEYLWSEELVESQRAAAEEAIAIGVAGLASRYPDLEIRREIVQAPPVAALVQAAEGADLLVVGSRGRGGISRLLLGSVSHGVLQALPCPVIVTRA; this is encoded by the coding sequence ATGTCCGGTACATATCTCATTGGAGTCGACGGTTCAGAACAGAGCCGGGTCGCCCTCGCGTGGGGCCTCGCTCGGGCTGGTGAACGGGGTGCGGCCGTGGAGCTGCTCCACGTCGCCGACGACTCGTTCCTCTCGGAGAGCGTGGCCTTTCTCTCCGAGGCGCAGCAGGCGTCCGAGCAGATGCTCGCGGCGGAGACGGAGTACGCGCGGAGCCTCGGGTTCACCGGCAAGATCAGCGGGAGCGCCGTCGTCGGGCACCCGATCGCGGAGATCGAGGAGGCCTCGCGCCACGCCGATCTCCTCGTGCTGGGTGCGCACGGCGGGGGTCGCCTCGCGGGCTCCTTCTTCGGCACCCGGGCGGTGAAGGCGGCGGCGACCGCGCACTGCCCGGTCGCCGTGATCCCGAAGGACGACGTGCGCCGGGACTCGACCGTCGTGGTGGGCGTGGACGGCTCGGATGCCTCGAAGAAGGCGATCGCGTTCGCGGCCGAGGAAGCGTCCTTCCGCGGGCTTCCGCTCGTCGCGGTGTACGCGTGGATGCCGCCCCTCACCCCGGGGCTCGAGTACCTCTGGAGCGAGGAGCTCGTCGAGTCCCAGCGCGCCGCGGCCGAGGAGGCCATCGCGATCGGCGTGGCCGGCCTCGCGAGCCGCTACCCCGACCTCGAGATCCGTCGCGAGATCGTGCAGGCTCCGCCGGTCGCGGCACTGGTGCAGGCCGCGGAGGGGGCCGATCTGCTGGTCGTCGGCAGCCGAGGCCGTGGCGGAATCTCCCGGCTCCTGCTCGGCTCGGTGAGCCACGGGGTCCTGCAGGCCCTCCCCTGTCCGGTGATCGTCACCCGCGCATAG
- a CDS encoding Nif3-like dinuclear metal center hexameric protein: MVQLSVADPSSGSPREHTVSDLRRAAEALWPVASAESWDRVGLVSGRDAAPLRRVLLAVDPVGATVDEALEWDADVLLAHHPLLLRGVHSVAEDTAKGALLARLIRGDCALLTAHTNADIPEGGVSAVIAERLGLRAARPIVESTSPEVSGGTAGIGRVGTLDAPESLRAFAERVAGILPQTVSGVRVAGDPDRAVQRIALLGGAGDSLLDHPAVLAADVYLTSDLRHHPAQEALERAAAMGGPALIDVAHWASESLWLDGAAERLGDRLPGVEFRVSTRRTDPWSFAV; the protein is encoded by the coding sequence ATGGTGCAGCTCTCGGTCGCAGACCCGTCATCCGGATCCCCGCGGGAGCACACCGTGTCCGATCTCCGCCGTGCCGCGGAGGCGCTCTGGCCCGTCGCATCCGCGGAGAGCTGGGATCGGGTCGGGCTCGTGTCGGGCCGTGACGCTGCGCCGCTGCGACGCGTCCTGCTCGCCGTGGACCCCGTGGGCGCGACCGTCGACGAGGCGCTGGAGTGGGACGCCGACGTGCTGCTCGCGCATCACCCGCTGCTCTTGCGCGGTGTGCACTCGGTCGCGGAGGACACCGCCAAGGGGGCGCTGCTCGCCCGCCTGATCCGCGGCGACTGCGCGCTCCTCACCGCGCACACGAACGCCGATATCCCGGAGGGGGGCGTCTCCGCGGTGATCGCCGAGCGGCTCGGGCTGCGCGCTGCGCGCCCCATCGTGGAAAGCACATCTCCCGAGGTCTCGGGCGGCACGGCGGGCATCGGACGCGTGGGCACGCTCGACGCGCCGGAGTCGCTCCGCGCCTTCGCCGAGCGCGTCGCGGGGATCCTGCCGCAGACCGTCAGCGGCGTGCGGGTCGCGGGCGATCCGGATCGCGCGGTCCAGCGCATCGCGCTGCTCGGCGGCGCCGGCGACAGCCTGCTCGACCACCCGGCCGTCCTCGCGGCCGACGTCTATCTCACGAGCGACCTGCGCCACCACCCCGCGCAGGAGGCGCTGGAACGCGCTGCGGCCATGGGCGGGCCGGCGCTCATCGACGTCGCGCACTGGGCGAGCGAGTCGCTCTGGCTCGACGGCGCCGCCGAGCGACTGGGCGACCGCCTGCCCGGGGTCGAGTTCCGGGTGAGCACCCGACGCACCGACCCCTGGAGCTTCGCGGTCTGA
- a CDS encoding methionine ABC transporter permease, with protein sequence MDKLIELLESGKFVEATVETLFYVVTAMGIGGVLGLIIGVALTVTRQGGLLDNRVVFWVLNFLVNFFRPIPFVILIAALQPLARLTVGTGIGTPALLFVLCFAATFGMARLVEQNLLTVPPGVIEAARAMGAGPLRTIFTVLIPEGLGPLVLGYTFAFIAVVDMTAMAGVIGGGGLGNLALQYGYRQFNPWVTWAAVLILIVIVQLVQVLGNGIARKLLRR encoded by the coding sequence ATGGACAAGCTCATCGAATTGCTGGAGAGCGGCAAGTTCGTCGAGGCGACCGTCGAGACCCTGTTCTACGTCGTCACGGCGATGGGGATCGGCGGGGTGCTCGGTCTGATCATCGGCGTCGCCCTCACCGTGACCCGGCAGGGCGGCCTGCTCGACAACCGGGTCGTGTTCTGGGTGCTCAACTTCCTGGTCAACTTCTTCCGACCGATTCCCTTCGTGATCCTCATCGCGGCGCTCCAACCGCTCGCCCGCCTGACGGTCGGCACGGGCATCGGAACCCCGGCGCTCCTCTTCGTGCTGTGCTTCGCAGCGACGTTCGGCATGGCCCGCCTCGTCGAGCAGAACCTGCTCACCGTTCCCCCCGGGGTGATCGAGGCCGCGCGGGCCATGGGTGCCGGTCCGCTCCGCACGATCTTCACCGTGCTGATCCCCGAGGGCCTCGGCCCGCTCGTGCTCGGCTACACCTTCGCGTTCATCGCTGTGGTGGACATGACCGCGATGGCCGGTGTGATCGGCGGCGGCGGGCTTGGTAACCTGGCGCTGCAGTACGGCTACCGTCAGTTCAACCCCTGGGTGACCTGGGCCGCCGTGCTCATCCTCATCGTGATCGTGCAGCTCGTGCAGGTGCTCGGCAACGGAATCGCTCGCAAGCTCCTTCGGAGGTAG
- a CDS encoding MFS transporter — protein MTQLTPFRRNVALFALAFGGFGIGVTEFATMGLLPDVARELLPGFEAAPDTGIAQAGILITAYALGVVVGAPTFAVLASRMSQTRLAFWLLGLFIVGSLASAFMPSFGTLAIARFVAALPHGAYFGVASLLAARIMGPGKQGRGVALALSGLTIANVIGVPLATWLGQTVGWRWAYVLVAVIFGLTLLIGFWALPRFPGNPERSALQELSALRNPRMWIMIAVGAVGFGGFFAVYSYIAEVTTRETGFPASAVPWVLACLGIGMTVGNLLGGWATDRHATRTVTWGFAAFILALLAYAQFASAPVGLILTVFVIGVTSSALIPSIQTRLIRISNEAALLGAAVNHAAFNIGNSLGAWLGGLVIAGGIGYLAPGWVGVLLAALGFALAGVSVAVERRDKARNLNTIGIPTLAG, from the coding sequence ATGACCCAGCTCACCCCGTTCCGCCGGAACGTCGCCCTGTTCGCCCTCGCCTTCGGCGGCTTCGGGATCGGCGTCACCGAATTCGCGACGATGGGGCTGCTCCCGGACGTGGCGCGCGAACTGCTCCCCGGATTCGAGGCGGCCCCCGACACGGGCATCGCCCAAGCCGGGATCCTGATCACCGCGTACGCACTCGGCGTTGTGGTGGGCGCGCCGACGTTCGCCGTGCTCGCGTCGCGCATGTCGCAGACCCGACTGGCGTTCTGGCTCCTCGGCCTCTTCATCGTCGGGTCGCTCGCGTCGGCCTTCATGCCGAGCTTCGGCACTCTCGCGATCGCCCGCTTCGTCGCGGCGCTGCCCCACGGCGCGTACTTCGGCGTCGCATCGCTCCTCGCAGCACGCATCATGGGCCCCGGCAAGCAGGGGCGCGGCGTGGCGCTCGCCCTCTCCGGACTCACGATCGCCAACGTCATCGGTGTGCCGCTCGCGACGTGGCTGGGACAGACCGTGGGCTGGCGCTGGGCCTACGTGCTCGTCGCCGTCATCTTCGGCCTCACGCTCCTCATCGGATTCTGGGCGCTGCCGAGGTTCCCGGGGAACCCGGAGCGGAGCGCGCTCCAGGAGCTCTCGGCGCTCCGCAACCCCCGCATGTGGATCATGATCGCGGTGGGCGCGGTCGGGTTCGGCGGGTTCTTCGCGGTCTACTCCTACATCGCCGAGGTGACCACACGCGAGACGGGCTTCCCCGCCTCCGCGGTGCCGTGGGTGCTGGCGTGCCTCGGCATCGGCATGACGGTCGGCAACCTGCTCGGCGGCTGGGCGACCGACCGGCACGCGACCCGCACGGTCACGTGGGGCTTCGCAGCCTTCATTCTCGCGCTGCTCGCCTACGCGCAGTTCGCGAGTGCGCCGGTCGGACTGATCCTGACCGTGTTCGTGATCGGCGTGACGTCGTCGGCGCTGATCCCCTCGATCCAGACCCGACTGATCCGGATCTCGAACGAGGCCGCGCTGCTCGGCGCCGCGGTCAACCACGCCGCCTTCAACATCGGCAACAGCCTCGGGGCCTGGCTCGGCGGCCTCGTCATCGCGGGGGGAATCGGGTATCTCGCCCCCGGGTGGGTCGGGGTGCTGCTCGCCGCGCTCGGATTCGCGCTCGCGGGTGTGAGCGTCGCGGTCGAGCGCCGCGACAAGGCCCGCAACCTCAACACGATCGGGATCCCGACCCTCGCGGGTTAG
- a CDS encoding methionine ABC transporter ATP-binding protein, producing the protein MTRVQMIGVGKRYPGRGKGAPPVVAVDDVSIDVASGEIHAIIGYSGAGKSTLLRLVNGLERATAGRILVGDQDITALPESKVRAARGGIGMIFQQFNLFHSKNVAKNVEYPLIVAGVPTAERTRRVTELLEFVGLADKARAFTDQLSGGQKQRVGIARALATNPGVLLADEATSALDPETSQEVLALLKQVNAEFGITIVLITHEMEVVREIADRVTVMDGGRAVEQGDVFDVFSNPQTSTTRRFVSTALPSQPADDHLEALRQRHRGKLVTMTFRDGDVDQPVVFQTLAERGVGVSIVHGGITDVGGRSFGKLTLELIGDELRVEHAIAALAQETDLEVLA; encoded by the coding sequence ATGACACGCGTGCAGATGATCGGGGTCGGCAAACGCTACCCCGGGCGGGGCAAGGGCGCACCCCCGGTCGTCGCGGTCGACGACGTGTCGATCGATGTCGCCTCCGGTGAGATCCACGCGATCATCGGGTACTCCGGTGCGGGCAAGAGCACCCTCCTGCGCCTCGTGAACGGCCTCGAGCGTGCGACCGCCGGTCGGATCCTCGTGGGCGACCAGGACATCACGGCACTGCCCGAGTCGAAGGTGCGCGCCGCACGCGGCGGCATCGGCATGATCTTCCAGCAGTTCAACCTGTTCCACTCGAAGAACGTCGCGAAGAACGTCGAATACCCGCTGATCGTGGCCGGGGTTCCCACCGCCGAACGCACGCGACGAGTAACCGAGCTGCTCGAGTTCGTCGGCCTCGCCGACAAAGCGCGCGCCTTCACGGACCAGCTCTCGGGCGGCCAGAAGCAGCGGGTCGGGATCGCGCGCGCGCTCGCGACGAATCCGGGTGTCCTCCTCGCCGATGAGGCGACGAGCGCCCTCGATCCCGAGACGTCGCAAGAGGTGCTCGCACTGCTCAAGCAGGTGAACGCCGAGTTCGGGATCACCATCGTCCTCATCACCCACGAGATGGAGGTCGTGCGGGAGATCGCCGATCGCGTGACGGTGATGGATGGCGGGCGCGCGGTCGAGCAGGGCGACGTCTTCGACGTGTTCTCCAACCCGCAGACCTCGACGACACGCCGCTTCGTCTCGACGGCGCTGCCGAGCCAGCCGGCCGACGACCACCTGGAGGCGCTGCGACAGCGGCACCGGGGCAAGCTCGTCACCATGACCTTCCGCGACGGCGACGTCGACCAGCCCGTCGTCTTCCAGACCCTCGCCGAGCGCGGCGTCGGCGTGAGCATCGTGCACGGCGGGATCACCGACGTCGGCGGCCGGAGCTTCGGCAAGTTGACGCTCGAGCTCATCGGCGACGAGCTGCGGGTGGAGCACGCGATCGCGGCCCTGGCCCAGGAGACCGACCTGGAGGTGCTGGCGTAA
- the map gene encoding type I methionyl aminopeptidase, whose product MPFNAQGHLVPGSLPPVRTVPGSIARPPYVGLNRPPEYTGDNTYTDAEIERIRAAGRIASRALDAVGAAVRPGATTAELDRIAHESVVAAGAYPSTLGYRGYRASSCTSVNEVICHGIPDDTVLRDGDIVNVDVTAYLDGMHGDTNRTFRVGEVREEIDQLVERTHEAMMRGIRAARPGREVNVIGRVIETYAKRFGYGVVRDFTGHGVGAAFHTGLIIPHYDSAPAYADLITPGMVFTIEPMLTLGTHEWDQWADGWTVTTRDKSVTAQFEHTIVVHENGFEILTLSD is encoded by the coding sequence ATGCCATTCAACGCACAGGGCCATCTTGTCCCCGGATCCCTCCCACCGGTGCGGACCGTGCCCGGCAGCATCGCCAGGCCGCCCTACGTGGGCCTGAATCGGCCCCCGGAGTACACGGGCGACAATACCTACACCGACGCCGAGATCGAACGGATCCGTGCTGCGGGCCGGATCGCCTCGCGGGCACTCGACGCCGTCGGCGCGGCCGTGCGGCCCGGCGCGACGACGGCGGAGCTCGACCGGATCGCCCACGAGTCCGTGGTCGCCGCGGGTGCGTATCCCTCGACGCTCGGTTACCGCGGATACCGGGCATCGAGCTGCACCTCCGTCAACGAGGTCATCTGCCACGGGATCCCCGACGACACCGTGCTCCGAGACGGCGACATCGTCAACGTGGACGTGACGGCCTACCTCGACGGCATGCACGGCGACACGAATCGCACGTTCCGCGTCGGCGAGGTGCGTGAGGAGATCGACCAGCTCGTCGAACGCACGCACGAGGCGATGATGCGCGGGATCCGGGCGGCACGACCCGGGCGCGAGGTGAACGTGATCGGACGGGTCATCGAGACCTACGCCAAGCGCTTCGGGTACGGGGTGGTGCGCGATTTCACCGGGCACGGTGTGGGCGCGGCATTTCACACGGGCCTGATCATCCCCCACTACGACTCGGCGCCGGCCTATGCCGATCTCATCACCCCGGGCATGGTGTTCACCATCGAACCGATGCTCACGCTCGGCACGCACGAGTGGGACCAGTGGGCCGACGGCTGGACGGTCACGACCCGGGACAAGTCCGTCACCGCGCAGTTCGAGCACACGATCGTGGTGCACGAGAACGGGTTCGAGATCCTCACGCTGTCGGACTAG